GCCCGCAAATTTGCCGTTTCCCCCGATTTTCAACCACATTCACCACGTCTAGACGTACCCCTGCGACGGCCGGGTAACTCCAAAATACCTCTGCCTCTGTTCTGCTCGGCTCATGCGCATGGCGATAAGGTTGATCTGAGGAATGGTGAGACACTTGAGGACGTGTTTGGAAGGGGAGTTTCGCGTTGATGGCGGATCTGCGGGGTTGTGGGCGTGGCAACGAGTGCGGTGAGTTGGATGGCGACGTTTCCGTGAGAAGACGTGAAAAACGTTGTCACAGTTCAGCAGAATCTATTTAGTTGGAGGTTCAACTAAGGTTCAAGTAGCAGCAAGTAGcagctacgagtactgtactgcagCCACTTGCCTGGAGGTCGGGCGAGAGGCCTGAATTGCTAGACCTGAAACTGGATTGGAGTGAACCGGTCATTTGGTCGCCCGTGCGTGATTGACTCTGAGACAGGTTGCAAGGGTCGATTGCGCCGCGCGCGAGCAGCGGTAAAACAgacgatacttgtacttgcttGTAGATGCAACCTCGAACAGAACGTTCTGACAAACTTGAATGTTAGAACTCCAATGTTAGAACTCCAATGTTCAGACAAACTTGTGTTCAGACAAACTTGCGTTCAGACAAACTGGAATGAGAGAGGAATCACATTAGTAAGCAGAACTCGAGGACCGTGACATTTTTACATGTCCACGCGTTGAACTTAGCAACAGCGGCCAATCCAGATGCGGCCATTTGGTCTGCACCTGCTTATCTGCCCTGAACTTTGTGTGTATGGTTTGAAAAAGCTGAAAAGCGGAAAAAGCAAAGATAGCAATGGCGAGGCGAGAAGGCGAAACGAGATGGCGAGCAGACGAAACGGCAACACGAAACGGCAACGCGAAACGGCAAAAACGGACAGAACAGGAAGAAACGAGTCGACGGGGTGACGCAGAGTGTCAACGATCGTCAATGACCAGAGATTTCCACtccactacagtactgtagtatgtactagCCTCGGATAAACCTACCGTGGctatatactgtagccgTAAATAGCAAGTGGTAGTTCTTGTTGGACTGCGAGGTGAGTGGACGTGGGTCGGGAATCGTATTGTGCGTGCCAGAACAGTTCATACGTACGTACGCACCGTTCTAAGACATACATACGGTTCGGACAAGTTCATACGTCTTGTAGGTACCTTCTAGGACGGACAAGTACTGTAACGTGGGTTCTCAGACAGGTTGTAAGTACGTGCTTGTCCAAGTACCGTGCTCGCCTGTCTCGCCTGTCCACACTTGCCCGCCGTTTTCTCGTGGTTGTCGTGGTTCACGTAGTTCTCTTGGCTCGTGGTTCGTGGCTCGTGGTTCGTGGTTCGTAGTTCGTGGTTCGTGGTTCGGGGTCTCGTTATATGGTCCCCCTTAATATTAACCCAGACTAGAATACCTGTAGCTATCAATAACTCAAAGTACTCCGCTCAAGGGCTGTCGTTCGAGGGGCAAGTATGCGGCTGAATGGTTGTGAGGGGTAAATGGTGCGGGGGAGCCGGTTTCGGTCCTTATATAGTTCTATCATGCCCTTATCCGCTCTTCTTCGCCACCATCGACTCTGTGGACTGGCGCCAACTCCCAGTGTACGCACAAGACAAGGTGTACGCACATAGTGACAGCTGCAGGTTGCATTCTGCTTGTCGCCATCGGGCCAAAACCCTAAAATAAAAGGGAACACCTTTCTGAACCCAACCGCGAGAGCTGCTCCTCTGCAACCTCCCCCCCTGAAACAACTCTACCGACGATGGCGATCCCCCGAAGAGTCACGCGACTGATCGTGGTAGCGCTGGTGCTCGGCGGActgctgcatctgctgTTCGCTGGCAGCATAGGCCGCAAACGATACGCCTTTACTAACGACCCCCAAACAGGCCCAAGCCAACCGACACCGGACGAGGGCCCACAGGAACCGCAGTACGCGGTGGACAATGTGGTAGCGGAGCCGGACACGTCGCATCTCCAACTGACGCCACCGGAACGCGAGGAGCTCGAAAAACAGGCCCACCAAGAGGTGACGcaggaggaaaaagaagaagccaTCAACAAACACCTCGACACGGCCGAACACAAGCTGTACGCGCGcgccttctcggccttctACGACCAGCGGCCCCAGCGTCTGGATATCCCCAAGTTCGACAAGTACGGCGATCTGGGCAAGCTCAACGAAGACAAGCTCAAGAGCCAGCGACTAACAGAAGACCGACTGCGGCAGTTTCTGCAGATTGAGCCCAAACACGTGGAACAGATGGCAGAGCTGCACAAAAACCTCGTCGGCGAACTGGACAAGGTGCTCGACGACTTTGGAGACCTCACAAAAATCTACAAGGGCACTGGTATCGCCATTGTGGCCGGAGCCCGCTTCATGCCCATTGTGACCAACTCGCTGCGGATGCTGCGACGAACAGGCTGCACGCTCCCCGTGGAAATCTTCCTGGCCAACcaggaggagtacgaggTGCAGTTGTGCGAGGAAGTCTTCCCGTCTCTCGGAGCGGAGTGCCGGGTGCTCCCCGACGTGCTGGGAAAGGCCGCGCTGCGAAACTTCCCTCTCAAGGGCTACCAGTTCAAGATTCTGTCTGCTCTGGCTTCATCCTTTGAGCACGTGCTCTTGCTGGACGCTGACAACGTTGCTATCAAGGACCCCTCGGTCGTGTTCAAGTCCGACGTGTACAAGAAGTACGGCTACATTCTGTGGCCTGACTACTGGGAGCGATCAACCCATCCCGAGTTTTTCAACATTGCAGGAACCACTCTCGGAGGGGTGCGTGACGACATGAAGAAGGGCGGGGACGAGGACAACGAGCCTCCCAAACTGGCTGATCTGATGGGCTCCATGCCCAACCCCTCAACCGAGTCTGGCCAGGTTTTTGTCAACAAGTCTGCCAAGTTCAAGGCACTCCTGCTGGCCACCTATTACAATCTCAACGGACCCCGGTACTACTATCCTCTCTTTTCACAGGGTATGATGGGTGAGGGAGACAAGGAGACGTtcctggctgctgctgtggtgctcaaggagcccGTATACCAGGTTCCCCGACACGTTCAGGCAATTGGACGATGGTACCGAGACTCATTCCATGGTGCAGCCATGTTGCAATTTGATCCTATCAAGACCTACGAGCTTTACGACAAGGCTGCTCGTGGTGAGATTGACGACCAGACCCGcaacaagctggtggagaaggagggcaTGTTCATGCATACAAATTTCCCTAAGATGAACCCCCGggagctgcttgagaagaagctgttgAAGGACGCTGAGGGCAACAAGTTCCGAGCGTTTGGACCTCGGTCCGGTCTTAACGGGTTCCTGCCCACCCGggatctggagctggagatcTGGCAGGAGGCCGAGTGGATGACTTGTCGGGATATCAAGTTTGCCAACTGGAAGGGTGCTGATCGGGAAAAGCTGTGTTCCGAGGTGGCAGACCAGGTGGATTTCATGTTGTCGACCACTGACAAGTAAAAGGACATTAGGGCATTtgaaaacaaaaacatATGGTGCATAGGACGAACTGGGTAATAATAGATTGATTTACATGGAAGACATGAAGCATGGTGAAATTAGATGGTACCTGGAGGAAGATGCGAGACCTGTTTGGACAGCGCCGATGTAAGTACAATAGGACAGGAACTCCACCACTAACAATAAACTGATTAATAATTCCTTGGGTGACAACAAGAATCAATGTCCATCCTACCTTTCGATACAACGGACAGCCACGACGATTTCAACAATCTCACTTGGAACGCAACTGGTTGAAATCAGGCGATAGAGTGATTCTCCTGTTGGTTCTTTCCCCAGTTGGTCTCTACGATAACGATCTCGGGATGTTTTCCACATGTCTTCATCAGTAAGCAATGAAGAGACATCATTTCATCTTTCATCATTAGGAGTGTTGGTAACCTCGTTGGAGACCGAGCGATCGAGGGACACTTGTATTTCTTTCTCGGGGTTTAGTTCGAACTTGAAGGGCATCTTTGGTATGTGATGTTCGACTGAGTACGGTACGAGTTCATATTGTACGCGGTTATCTAGACCTCATGATATTGGGATCTTCTCTTCACTGCCTTCCGACCTTTGTCACTAGCATCCGCTGTCAAGTAGACACCAAGTGTCCGTTTGTCATTTCTAGACGTCAGCTGGTGTTTCTTGTGATAGCGAACTTTTCTCTACTGTCTCTAAAACCGTATGGATTCTCCGTTTCTTTGGGGCCTCTCAACATGCAATGGAGATAACTAAAGACCAGAGACTTCACTATGAGATTGCAGACAGACTGAGCGTCGGTTATAGAGCCCATTATCAGAGAAAGACATGGGAGCATCTCTGTTGACTCGTTCTCCTCTATCCCCGCCAGCTCGAACAGCTTGAATGTTGGAGTTTGTCAAGTCGTTGAATCCGAGTCTGGATATGTTGCAAACGTGAGTGGAAGGAAAGAACCAGAAAGGATGTACCTCTCGTAGTACAGAACGTAGAACAGGCATTGGCGGAGCGGACTGCATCGGCGGAGCGGACTCCAAGTTAAGAAACGTCTGCAGACTTGTGGGCGATGATGCTATAGGAGGAACATGGAGTGGCTGCTGTTCCTCCTGGGTTAGAAGACAGAGCATTTGGGGTTTCAAATTCGAGATTCAGGACTCGAAGATACAGAACTCCATGCTTCAGTAGCTGTTCTAGTTCGGTATCACCAACATGGCGATActggtatgtacatactggagggtacagtaccggtcTGGACGGGTTCCGGATCGGCAGTCCATCGACAGTCCGAGACATTTAGGTATACCCAGTAACCAGCAGTGTACTTCAAAGTGATTCATACTGCCTTCCAGGGGAAATCTAGTACAAGTTGTCGAGTCATTGTTGCGTCAGAGATTGAGACGCTGGGAAGAACGGAGGGACTGGTTCTATGTCAGATCATGGAGTTTTGGAAAAGTCTGAAACCGCTGACAACAGTTTAGTACCTGAAGTTCTACTTggtctccaccaccatggagCGACAGGGAGGCGCTTGCATCAAAGCCGGTCTGGGCACTATCGCTGCTGCCCGAGAAAACGACTTTGCCATTGTTACCTCCAACCTGCAGTACCTGGCTGAGGCCATCGACGCCATCATCACTCTGCTTGGACGTATGTATGACGCCAACATATACCAGACTCtcactgctgctgctccactGACTACGGTACATCCAGCGATGCAGGCAGCcctgaaggaggagactgCGACAAGAGGCATGGTACCGTTGATGTGACATTGCCAAAGGGAGTGAGTACCTCAATCGGACCCATTAGTAATGGCGCTGCTTCATCTATGTCCATCATGGAATGATGCGTTCCAACTATTGATGCCGATACTCAAAAGGGCACAGCAAGACATCGGTGAAGAATCATTGATATCGATTGGTTCGAAAGTGATGGCATAAGTCATTAaacaattttttttttttcgtattgtaagaaaaaaagaaatatATCCGTGAAATAGGGTGAAATCGACAAAATGAACCCTTCTTTACGTTTAAAACTGTGGTGGGAATAATAATATTAGCCCAAATATCGCCTAAAGGCAATATTCAGCAAGATATTTGTTATTCTTGAAAATATGACTAAGCGGTCGTTAGGTTTGCTACGAAAtaatacaaaaaaaacagatATCGCTGATGTGGTGGCTCAATGGTAGAGCTTTCGACTCCAGTCAACTTGGTTGTAATCGAAGGGTTGCAGGTTCAATTCCTGTCCATGTCAAGTTCTAATAGAACTGACAGTGGAGGAAATTATGGGGGTTAAATTCCCCTAGCTTCTAGCTGATCAGTGATATTTTTTGCTGAGAGAGGGAAtgttgtattgtattttttgtaCGATACGACTTCAGTTCTTCTCCTGCCCATTAGGATCCTACAAGGCTCATCAGCCGATGAGTCAGCCGATGAGTCAGCCGATGAGTCAGCCAAGGGAATGTCACGTGCATCCGAACTTGTCTGGACATTGTAATAACGTCTCCATCGTAATAACATCTCAATAAGTCATGATTCATCTCAGCTATTTCGCAATGTCGTTTTTTCGACTAAATGAAGTTGCAAAAATCGATTTTTGAACATTAGTAAGCTGGAAGAAGCCGGAATACCTCCAAAACGCCGATGGTATTGATAAAATCCATCGTTGCCATCGATGGGAACCCGGTTCCATTCCGGGTCGGCGCAACCGGTGAAAATACAGCATCCGACAGCCATAGTCAAAgccaccagagagcccagcTCAtgcaccagagagcccaggTCATGAGGGTGGCGAGTGGGCTGTCCTTTGTCTCATGGCTGTTATTGTGCTATTCACTTTTGCAGCCCCTAATCACTTTTGCATCCGTCATGGAGTCTCATGGAGTCGTCTTGACACCTGCCGTATGTTCAGATGTAGAAAGGGAACGAGTGCACGTGCGAGCACCCGC
The Yarrowia lipolytica chromosome 1A, complete sequence genome window above contains:
- a CDS encoding uncharacterized protein (Compare to YALI0A13585g, weakly similar to uniprot|P38069 Saccharomyces cerevisiae YBR015c TTP1(MNN2)), with translation MAIPRRVTRLIVVALVLGGLLHLLFAGSIGRKRYAFTNDPQTGPSQPTPDEGPQEPQYAVDNVVAEPDTSHLQLTPPEREELEKQAHQEVTQEEKEEAINKHLDTAEHKLYARAFSAFYDQRPQRLDIPKFDKYGDLGKLNEDKLKSQRLTEDRLRQFLQIEPKHVEQMAELHKNLVGELDKVLDDFGDLTKIYKGTGIAIVAGARFMPIVTNSLRMLRRTGCTLPVEIFLANQEEYEVQLCEEVFPSLGAECRVLPDVLGKAALRNFPLKGYQFKILSALASSFEHVLLLDADNVAIKDPSVVFKSDVYKKYGYILWPDYWERSTHPEFFNIAGTTLGGVRDDMKKGGDEDNEPPKLADLMGSMPNPSTESGQVFVNKSAKFKALLLATYYNLNGPRYYYPLFSQGMMGEGDKETFLAAAVVLKEPVYQVPRHVQAIGRWYRDSFHGAAMLQFDPIKTYELYDKAARGEIDDQTRNKLVEKEGMFMHTNFPKMNPRELLEKKLLKDAEGNKFRAFGPRSGLNGFLPTRDLELEIWQEAEWMTCRDIKFANWKGADREKLCSEVADQVDFMLSTTDK
- a CDS encoding uncharacterized protein (Compare to YALI0A13607g, no similarity) gives rise to the protein MERQGGACIKAGLGTIAAARENDFAIVTSNLQYLAEAIDAIITLLGRMYDANIYQTLTAAAPLTTVHPAMQAALKEETATRGMVPLM